Proteins encoded by one window of Archaeoglobus veneficus SNP6:
- a CDS encoding mRNA surveillance protein pelota: MRVVEERLKGNEGEIKLTPETLDDLWHLKYIVEPGDIVFALTKRISESADKLRSDKEKVTVRLGIQVEKVEFHRFANRLRITGRIVAGVEDSGYHTINITTGKELSIIKTWKDEQLRRLKHAIEASKQPEVVIVTIEEGDAIIGVVRQWGVEEVASIRQSYGKESSARVEFFSQVLSTLEKLDFKYLIVAGPGFAKEDFLKFLKEKNPEMAKKAITVDTSSIGTRGFIEVLKRGALARIASDVRLAEEAEYMDLLLEHIAKGEKVAYGLEEVKQAFNYGAIDVLLIADEFLREQREKWDIDSFLRDVELSKGKIVIMSTEFEPGKRLMALGGIAALLRFDIG, translated from the coding sequence ATGAGAGTCGTGGAGGAGAGACTGAAGGGAAACGAGGGCGAGATAAAGCTTACTCCAGAAACACTCGACGATCTCTGGCACCTGAAATACATAGTGGAACCTGGCGACATCGTCTTCGCGCTGACCAAAAGAATAAGCGAGAGTGCTGACAAGCTGCGAAGCGACAAGGAGAAGGTAACAGTAAGGCTCGGAATTCAGGTCGAAAAAGTCGAATTTCACCGCTTTGCCAACAGGCTTCGCATAACCGGCAGGATAGTGGCAGGAGTCGAGGACTCGGGCTATCATACGATAAACATCACCACGGGCAAGGAACTCAGCATAATCAAGACCTGGAAAGATGAACAGCTCAGAAGACTAAAGCATGCAATAGAAGCGTCAAAGCAACCAGAAGTCGTAATAGTGACGATAGAAGAGGGAGATGCAATAATTGGCGTCGTCAGGCAGTGGGGAGTAGAGGAAGTCGCAAGCATAAGACAGAGCTACGGAAAGGAAAGCTCCGCAAGAGTTGAATTCTTTTCCCAGGTATTATCCACCCTCGAAAAGCTCGATTTCAAGTATCTGATTGTTGCCGGGCCAGGATTTGCAAAGGAGGACTTTCTGAAGTTCTTGAAGGAGAAGAACCCCGAAATGGCGAAGAAGGCGATAACCGTAGACACGTCGTCGATAGGAACGAGGGGTTTCATAGAAGTTCTCAAGAGAGGAGCATTAGCCAGAATTGCCAGCGACGTAAGGCTTGCAGAAGAGGCAGAGTATATGGATTTACTGCTGGAGCACATTGCAAAGGGAGAGAAGGTCGCATACGGGCTCGAGGAGGTAAAGCAGGCTTTCAACTACGGAGCAATTGACGTTCTGCTAATCGCCGATGAGTTTTTGAGAGAGCAGAGAGAAAAATGGGATATAGATTCATTTTTAAGAGATGTAGAACTCTCGAAGGGCAAGATCGTTATTATGAGTACCGAATTCGAGCCTGGGAAAAGACTCATGGCTCTTGGCGGCATAGCAGCCCTGCTTAGGTTTGATATTGGATAA
- a CDS encoding twin-arginine translocase TatA/TatE family subunit, translated as MFGWGELGIIIVLAIILLGPDKLPEVARTAGKIYAEYKNAKRRLELELLYGYEIPNKDYLEELSRKKLDVLKKDLTSQLEVEGLNTGRLEDLKDQEGGGSNVHSRSE; from the coding sequence ATGTTTGGCTGGGGAGAACTCGGTATAATCATCGTGCTGGCAATAATTTTGCTCGGCCCGGATAAGCTGCCGGAGGTAGCGAGAACTGCCGGTAAGATATACGCGGAGTACAAAAATGCAAAACGAAGACTCGAACTTGAGCTGCTGTACGGATACGAAATACCAAACAAAGACTATCTTGAGGAATTGTCGAGAAAAAAGCTCGATGTGCTGAAAAAAGACCTGACTTCCCAGCTTGAGGTGGAAGGTTTAAATACTGGGAGGTTGGAAGATTTAAAGGATCAGGAAGGAGGAGGTAGTAATGTTCACAGTAGGTCCGAATGA
- a CDS encoding twin-arginine translocase TatA/TatE family subunit, with product MFTVGPNELMAILIIAFLLFGASKLPELARSLGRSMGEFKKAQREAEIELMEFEKNLREGKYSEIEKRSKLEKIARDLGIDPAGKSDDELLEEINKMLPKAEKAEP from the coding sequence ATGTTCACAGTAGGTCCGAATGAGCTTATGGCGATATTGATAATAGCGTTTCTCCTGTTTGGAGCCAGCAAGCTGCCGGAACTTGCGAGGAGTCTTGGGAGAAGCATGGGAGAGTTCAAGAAAGCTCAGAGAGAGGCAGAGATAGAACTCATGGAATTCGAGAAGAACCTCCGTGAAGGCAAGTACTCGGAAATCGAGAAGCGCTCAAAGCTCGAAAAGATTGCAAGGGATCTGGGTATAGACCCGGCTGGTAAGAGCGACGACGAACTGCTCGAAGAAATCAACAAAATGCTACCAAAGGCTGAGAAAGCCGAGCCTTAA
- a CDS encoding transcriptional regulator, with translation MGTLREEIIRLLAEHREGLTAKEICQLLGIEPEREKEVYSHIEAIARIVRRKGMRLLMLPPRCRQCGFEFEKPKASRCPKCKSERIEPARFKID, from the coding sequence ATGGGGACACTCAGGGAAGAAATAATCCGGCTGCTTGCTGAACACAGGGAAGGGCTTACTGCAAAGGAGATATGCCAGCTTCTTGGCATTGAACCAGAGAGGGAGAAGGAGGTTTATTCGCACATCGAGGCAATTGCGAGAATCGTCAGGCGAAAGGGGATGCGATTGCTAATGCTCCCGCCCCGATGCAGGCAGTGCGGCTTTGAGTTTGAGAAACCAAAGGCAAGCAGATGTCCAAAATGCAAAAGCGAAAGAATAGAACCAGCAAGGTTTAAAATTGATTAA
- the ilvC gene encoding ketol-acid reductoisomerase produces the protein MAKIYYDKDADLKLLKDKKVAIIGYGSQGHAHALNLKDSGIDVVIGLYKGSRSWDRAERDGFTVKEVDEAVSESNVISMLIPDIVQPAVFYREIKNNLKEGDMLLFAHGFNIHYNQIIPPSYVDVTMVAPKSPGHLVRRMYEEGKGVPALVAVHSDYTGKALDYALAYAKGIGCTRAGVIETTFKEETETDLFGEQVDLCGGVAELIKATFETLVEAGYQPEVAYFEALHELKLIVDLIYEGGIYAMWYSVSDTAKYGGMTRGKRIINESVRQEMRKILKEIQTGEFAREWILENQAARPVFNKLLEMEKNHPIEKVGKELRKMMPWLRGIEVE, from the coding sequence ATGGCGAAAATTTACTACGATAAAGATGCCGATTTAAAGCTGCTAAAGGACAAGAAAGTCGCCATAATCGGATATGGCAGTCAGGGACACGCGCACGCCCTCAACCTGAAGGATTCCGGAATAGACGTCGTCATCGGGCTGTATAAGGGAAGCAGAAGCTGGGATAGAGCAGAGAGAGATGGGTTTACTGTTAAGGAAGTGGATGAAGCCGTGAGTGAGAGCAACGTAATATCCATGCTCATTCCCGACATCGTTCAGCCTGCTGTTTTTTACAGAGAGATTAAAAACAATCTGAAGGAGGGCGACATGCTTCTCTTTGCCCACGGCTTCAACATCCACTACAACCAGATTATCCCGCCGAGCTACGTGGATGTTACAATGGTCGCTCCCAAGAGCCCGGGACACCTCGTCAGGAGGATGTATGAAGAAGGCAAGGGTGTTCCGGCTTTGGTTGCCGTTCACAGCGACTACACAGGTAAGGCTCTTGACTATGCACTCGCTTATGCAAAGGGAATCGGATGCACGAGAGCAGGCGTAATAGAGACAACGTTTAAGGAGGAGACAGAAACTGACCTATTTGGAGAGCAGGTTGATCTGTGCGGCGGTGTTGCCGAGCTAATCAAGGCAACATTCGAAACGCTCGTTGAAGCGGGCTACCAGCCAGAAGTTGCCTACTTCGAAGCTCTGCACGAACTGAAGCTCATAGTCGACCTCATATACGAGGGTGGTATCTACGCAATGTGGTACAGCGTAAGCGACACGGCAAAGTACGGTGGGATGACGAGGGGTAAGCGCATAATAAACGAGAGTGTGAGGCAGGAAATGAGAAAAATCCTGAAAGAAATTCAGACCGGCGAGTTTGCGAGAGAGTGGATACTCGAAAATCAGGCTGCAAGGCCAGTCTTCAACAAGCTGCTCGAGATGGAGAAGAACCATCCGATAGAAAAGGTAGGTAAAGAACTGAGGAAAATGATGCCCTGGCTCAGAGGGATAGAGGTCGAATAG
- a CDS encoding DUF6834 family protein, which translates to MREVVVRVVEKIGRSIVTEEEIERVCRRVLLELNLCPHEIVEEVKRALLREPVTLSTFYSDRFEVGSATYYCIHGVKPKPEELDKAYEEFVKSRKFLDSLELMEKLVDEFFYDYSVREGVVREYVGRRKYGVFFSLIDDVFEDVRVHARFASSYSGEYVIVVPTEDSPIPFIKFFRKYSELINSVGLKIWVVDVEREAIDPYIGYPRDLKLIGRFRNPRLATEVASLWRVNVKEADWYG; encoded by the coding sequence ATGAGGGAAGTGGTTGTCAGAGTCGTGGAAAAAATCGGGAGGAGCATCGTAACGGAGGAGGAAATCGAAAGAGTTTGCCGGAGAGTTTTGCTCGAGCTGAATCTCTGCCCCCACGAGATTGTGGAGGAAGTAAAGAGGGCTCTGCTCAGAGAGCCTGTTACACTTTCCACCTTCTACTCCGACAGATTTGAGGTGGGAAGCGCAACGTACTACTGCATCCACGGAGTAAAGCCGAAGCCGGAAGAACTCGATAAAGCCTACGAAGAGTTCGTAAAGTCGAGGAAGTTTCTTGACAGTCTTGAGTTAATGGAAAAGCTCGTAGATGAATTCTTTTATGATTATTCGGTTAGAGAAGGTGTTGTTAGGGAGTATGTTGGCAGGAGGAAGTACGGAGTATTTTTCTCTCTGATCGACGATGTTTTTGAAGATGTACGCGTTCATGCGAGGTTTGCATCGTCTTACAGCGGGGAATACGTCATCGTTGTACCAACTGAAGACTCTCCGATTCCATTCATAAAATTCTTCAGGAAGTACTCAGAACTGATAAATTCTGTGGGGCTTAAAATATGGGTGGTGGATGTAGAAAGGGAAGCTATAGACCCCTATATAGGCTACCCCCGTGATTTAAAACTGATTGGGAGGTTTCGTAATCCCAGGCTGGCGACTGAAGTTGCATCTCTCTGGAGGGTCAATGTAAAGGAAGCTGATTGGTATGGGTAG
- the scpB gene encoding SMC-Scp complex subunit ScpB — protein MKRVIEAILFTSPDPLSPSRIARIAGADVKEVENALAELVEEYATKDSAIEVIEVGGKYLMRVKPEYHTYVERFAEKDMEKGVLRTLAVIALRQPIMLSKLAKIRGNKCYDHVKKLEEMGLIKAEKRGRTRILRTTKKFATYFGLKTGNPEEIREFLRKAAKEDSALEKYIEG, from the coding sequence ATGAAGAGAGTAATCGAAGCGATTCTCTTCACGTCCCCCGACCCACTCTCACCTTCCCGGATAGCGAGGATAGCTGGAGCAGATGTTAAGGAGGTGGAGAATGCCCTTGCGGAGCTCGTTGAAGAATACGCAACGAAAGATTCGGCGATAGAGGTTATTGAGGTTGGTGGAAAGTATCTGATGCGCGTAAAGCCAGAGTACCACACGTACGTTGAGAGGTTTGCTGAAAAAGATATGGAAAAGGGTGTTTTGCGAACTCTTGCAGTCATAGCATTGAGGCAGCCAATAATGCTGTCGAAGCTTGCGAAGATAAGGGGAAACAAATGCTACGACCACGTGAAGAAACTTGAGGAAATGGGCCTGATAAAGGCTGAGAAGAGGGGAAGAACAAGGATTCTGAGAACCACTAAAAAGTTTGCTACCTACTTTGGCCTCAAAACTGGCAACCCCGAGGAGATAAGGGAATTTTTAAGAAAAGCAGCTAAGGAGGACTCAGCTCTCGAGAAGTACATAGAAGGGTAA
- a CDS encoding segregation/condensation protein A, whose amino-acid sequence MLVEMARRGEIDPWNIDVVEIADRFLQELERAQKLDLRISGRVLLYAAILVRMKAEVLADEVLGVKEEAEEELIPDEVEFGEFFDDFDSTFSDFDSPAFDYDLAEIEENDELISFLLTPHRKVRRFTTLKDLIDELKRAEEVHKRRKKKKKRAERRVDTSAILETPHEENIEETIAMVEEELMRLFRRKQILYFSELVRGKEKGDVLSYYLSVLHLTFRKKLEIEQQRIYEDDIEIRQARG is encoded by the coding sequence ATGCTCGTTGAAATGGCGAGGAGAGGTGAGATAGACCCGTGGAACATAGACGTTGTAGAAATAGCTGATCGCTTTCTCCAGGAGCTTGAGAGAGCTCAAAAGCTCGATTTGAGGATATCCGGCAGAGTTCTACTATATGCAGCAATTCTTGTAAGAATGAAGGCTGAAGTTCTTGCGGATGAAGTGCTCGGGGTTAAGGAAGAAGCGGAGGAAGAATTGATACCCGATGAGGTTGAGTTTGGAGAGTTCTTCGACGATTTCGATTCTACTTTCAGTGATTTTGATAGTCCTGCGTTTGACTACGATTTGGCAGAAATTGAAGAAAACGACGAGCTTATTTCCTTCCTTCTCACACCCCACAGGAAGGTGAGGAGGTTTACGACACTTAAAGACCTGATAGATGAGCTCAAGAGGGCAGAAGAAGTACATAAAAGGAGGAAAAAGAAAAAGAAGAGGGCGGAAAGGAGGGTCGATACAAGTGCGATCCTCGAAACCCCTCACGAGGAGAACATTGAGGAAACCATAGCAATGGTCGAGGAGGAGTTAATGCGGCTTTTCAGACGGAAGCAGATTCTTTACTTCTCTGAACTCGTCAGGGGGAAGGAAAAAGGAGATGTGCTCTCGTACTATCTCTCAGTCCTTCACCTCACCTTCAGAAAGAAACTCGAAATCGAGCAGCAGAGAATATACGAGGACGACATTGAAATCAGGCAGGCGAGGGGATGA
- the smc gene encoding chromosome segregation protein SMC: MHIKKIVIKNFKSFGKKVEIPFYRGFTVISGPNGSGKSNIVDSILFCLGLSTSTKALRAERLTDLVFNSNGKRSGEAEVSIIFDNSDSKLPFEGDVTITRRIRLTDRGHYSYYYINGKSCSLSEIQRLLSDAGIHGDAYNVIMQGDVTRITEMTPLQRRKIIDDIAGISEFDEKKEKAIEELEIVRENIERINAVLVEVNSRLEQLEKDREEALRYRALVEEKDHCNRIILTHRYRGLQAKKKRLENEIERLEAEKDRLTEKIVEVNAGIQTLNSKAQEITAKISEISGPAYARIQERVVEINSEIEAVRKSEELYRKEIARLQDEKTQIALSISKLREELEGCEEELERLAVERISLQSVVDETAARLELVKMRLEEVDAKYRQMRDELLARKEELEKLKEERSELVRTRDRLMDSIRRVEIDISELEKQKERAKSTIEELERKIEDRKNELERLELEAGRQIKLRNEIDSSLFSLRNELSKVEEDIKAREVELAKVRAELAALESGFSRAVELVLEAKERKALPGVYGTVAQLCQVDEAYALALETAAGNALQYIVVENEDDAVRAINYLKQIRGGRATFLPLNRMRKNFGKINLDRKVLSEKGVVDYAVNLINCDNKFRPVFNFVFRDTLVVDTIETARRLMDDRRIVTLDGDLVERSGAMSGGSAERRRGMLLSKELLEKERMLMEEVTVLNSKKAEIIRRLRVEEDRRREAQKAVDEINSRISAIRSEIDVLSQRINEEKEKIADIDVRISERDAERRKAFEELSGLDAEIEKISRRIAEIGSEVEKIEKRLKGSEIPKLSKEYEELKEELSRHRESLMSVEKRIEAADYRREQIKRAIDEKNAAIQRIDEEVSSLKAKIEDGRNRIEELKRELEKLRSEEERVGREVRELRKKRDELLERIKSLEKEKAACEFGITAADEKIKARKEALSGVESEIAAIDVSLLVEGEIPSLDEITARIEEIDRELASFGEVNLKAIQEYEEVRARRDELLERKLRLEKERQEILDRIARYEQMKRDAFYEAFNAINRNFAEVIAKLTDGEGELYLDNDDPFNSGLNIKVRPYGKPVQRIESMSGGEKSLVALALIFAIQMYKPAPFYAFDEVDMFLDGVNVSRVAKLIKERSRDAQFIVVSLRKPMLEMADAIVGVTMGRDNSSTVTGIKMKA, encoded by the coding sequence ATGCACATTAAGAAAATTGTAATAAAAAACTTCAAATCATTCGGTAAGAAAGTCGAGATTCCATTTTACAGGGGATTTACGGTTATCAGTGGACCAAATGGTAGCGGCAAGTCCAACATAGTCGATTCGATTCTCTTCTGTCTGGGGCTCTCAACCTCTACGAAAGCTCTGAGGGCTGAAAGACTAACTGATCTGGTTTTCAACAGCAACGGAAAGCGGAGCGGAGAGGCAGAAGTCTCGATAATCTTCGACAACAGCGATTCGAAGCTACCTTTCGAAGGTGACGTGACGATAACGAGGCGAATAAGGCTGACTGACAGGGGCCATTACAGCTACTACTACATAAACGGGAAGTCCTGCAGCCTTTCAGAAATCCAGCGCCTGCTTTCCGACGCAGGAATACACGGCGATGCGTACAACGTGATAATGCAGGGAGACGTCACCCGAATAACCGAAATGACTCCTTTACAGCGGAGGAAGATAATAGACGACATCGCAGGCATATCTGAGTTCGACGAGAAAAAGGAGAAGGCTATCGAGGAGCTTGAAATAGTCAGGGAAAACATAGAGAGGATAAATGCTGTTCTCGTCGAGGTCAACTCGAGGCTTGAGCAGCTTGAAAAAGACAGAGAAGAGGCGTTGCGCTATAGAGCACTCGTTGAGGAAAAGGATCACTGCAACAGAATCATTCTGACCCATCGCTATCGAGGCTTGCAGGCAAAGAAAAAGAGGCTTGAGAACGAGATAGAGAGACTCGAAGCTGAGAAGGACAGACTAACGGAAAAGATAGTCGAAGTAAATGCAGGAATTCAAACTCTCAACAGCAAAGCACAGGAGATTACGGCCAAGATATCGGAAATAAGCGGGCCTGCATATGCAAGAATTCAGGAGAGGGTCGTGGAGATAAATTCCGAAATAGAGGCTGTGAGAAAGTCAGAGGAGCTTTACAGAAAGGAGATAGCGAGACTTCAGGATGAGAAGACGCAGATTGCTTTATCGATTTCAAAGCTCAGGGAGGAGCTCGAAGGCTGTGAGGAGGAACTTGAGAGACTTGCCGTGGAGAGAATAAGCCTTCAGAGCGTCGTTGATGAAACTGCCGCAAGGCTCGAGCTCGTCAAGATGAGGCTGGAGGAGGTCGATGCAAAATACAGGCAGATGAGGGATGAACTGCTCGCGAGGAAGGAAGAGCTTGAAAAACTGAAGGAAGAAAGAAGCGAGCTTGTGAGGACGAGAGACAGGCTAATGGATTCGATCAGGAGAGTGGAAATAGATATCTCGGAGTTAGAGAAGCAAAAAGAGAGAGCGAAGAGCACGATTGAAGAACTCGAAAGAAAAATTGAAGACAGGAAGAATGAGCTCGAAAGGCTCGAGCTTGAAGCGGGAAGACAGATCAAGCTGAGGAACGAGATAGATTCCAGCCTTTTCTCGTTGAGGAACGAGCTGTCGAAGGTTGAGGAGGACATCAAAGCGAGAGAAGTTGAGCTGGCAAAGGTTAGAGCTGAGCTTGCAGCCCTTGAATCTGGATTTTCGAGGGCTGTCGAGCTGGTACTCGAGGCCAAGGAAAGAAAAGCCCTTCCAGGGGTTTACGGCACGGTAGCACAGCTCTGCCAGGTTGACGAGGCGTATGCCTTAGCCCTCGAGACGGCTGCGGGCAACGCTTTGCAGTACATAGTGGTCGAGAATGAAGACGATGCTGTCAGAGCCATAAACTACCTCAAGCAGATAAGAGGCGGAAGGGCCACATTCCTCCCGCTTAACAGAATGAGGAAGAACTTCGGGAAGATCAACCTCGACAGGAAGGTTCTTTCTGAGAAAGGTGTTGTGGATTATGCTGTTAACCTGATAAATTGCGATAACAAGTTTAGACCGGTTTTCAACTTCGTATTTCGCGATACTCTCGTCGTTGATACAATAGAAACTGCAAGAAGGCTGATGGACGACAGGAGAATTGTAACGCTCGACGGCGATCTCGTTGAAAGAAGCGGCGCAATGAGCGGTGGAAGTGCAGAAAGAAGGCGTGGAATGCTCCTGTCTAAAGAGCTCCTTGAGAAGGAAAGAATGCTGATGGAAGAAGTTACTGTTCTGAACAGCAAAAAGGCTGAGATAATAAGAAGGCTGAGAGTCGAGGAAGACAGACGAAGAGAGGCCCAGAAAGCTGTGGACGAGATAAATAGCAGGATCAGCGCCATCAGGAGTGAAATAGATGTATTATCTCAGAGAATAAACGAGGAGAAGGAGAAGATAGCGGACATCGACGTTCGAATTTCTGAAAGGGATGCGGAGCGGAGAAAGGCATTCGAAGAGCTTTCAGGGCTCGATGCTGAAATAGAAAAGATAAGCAGGCGGATTGCAGAGATAGGCAGCGAGGTTGAAAAAATAGAAAAGCGACTCAAGGGCAGCGAAATTCCAAAGCTGAGCAAGGAGTACGAAGAGCTGAAAGAAGAGCTATCGAGGCACAGAGAATCCCTTATGTCTGTTGAAAAAAGGATAGAGGCAGCAGATTACAGAAGAGAGCAGATAAAGAGGGCAATTGATGAAAAGAATGCAGCTATTCAGAGAATCGACGAGGAAGTTTCATCGCTGAAAGCGAAGATTGAGGATGGGAGGAACAGAATTGAGGAACTAAAGAGAGAGCTTGAAAAGCTGAGAAGTGAGGAAGAGAGGGTTGGCAGGGAGGTTAGAGAGCTGAGAAAGAAGAGAGACGAGCTTCTTGAGCGGATAAAGAGCCTCGAAAAAGAAAAAGCTGCATGCGAGTTCGGCATCACGGCAGCAGATGAAAAAATAAAAGCGAGAAAAGAAGCACTTTCAGGCGTGGAATCTGAAATTGCGGCCATAGACGTAAGCCTTCTCGTTGAAGGCGAAATTCCTTCTCTCGATGAGATTACTGCCAGAATTGAGGAAATAGACAGAGAGCTTGCGAGTTTTGGCGAGGTAAACCTCAAAGCGATACAGGAGTATGAAGAAGTGAGAGCGAGGCGCGACGAGCTGCTGGAAAGAAAGCTCAGACTCGAGAAGGAAAGGCAGGAGATTCTGGACAGAATTGCAAGGTATGAGCAGATGAAGAGAGATGCTTTCTACGAGGCTTTCAACGCGATAAACAGGAACTTCGCCGAAGTCATAGCCAAGCTGACCGATGGTGAGGGCGAACTCTATCTGGACAACGACGACCCCTTCAACAGCGGATTGAATATAAAGGTGAGGCCATACGGAAAGCCTGTTCAGCGCATAGAATCCATGAGCGGTGGTGAAAAGAGCCTCGTAGCTCTCGCCCTGATCTTCGCGATACAGATGTACAAACCTGCTCCGTTCTATGCATTCGACGAGGTGGACATGTTCCTTGATGGTGTTAATGTGAGCAGGGTTGCAAAGCTCATAAAGGAGCGTTCAAGGGATGCACAGTTTATAGTCGTATCTCTGAGAAAGCCCATGCTTGAGATGGCAGACGCGATAGTAGGCGTAACAATGGGGAGGGATAACTCATCCACGGTGACTGGTATAAAGATGAAGGCTTAG
- a CDS encoding tetratricopeptide repeat protein: MEENVENKCMLKAGVRAIANELIIRNEDKLGDEADSLRAIKDPDEALEKVIEKLAGDNAFSMLKDFALLGEADYELLKDTFSEKYPVDVVDRLIEAGLLERRGDIVRFTIKALRDEIGEGDHSLAAKYWKKRMDKFGRRSGDVYEFIEHAIKAGMLEDAVEEFLQQKQPSAKLIELGETLVEKLKDAKLEGEKVEGEKKAYVLRNLANLCFDAGRKDEAEKYYRMAIDEYIELSKKDESKMSDLAKLFNNLGNLYHFMRRYDEAEEHYDWAVKIMKELGMRNELAIVLDNLGLLCFNLNKLDKAKEALEEALIIRKEMVEKDPSTVPELAKTLNNLGVLYKRLNKLEDVEKCYINVLGILRKLAAESSEFVPQLAAALNNLASLYLEENRDEEAENLVAEAMRYEAFLPPDIRMKCYINVAKVLEKRGDDAAGEYYFRAACLAFNLYRQYGYNSPNFVLLFEKAEKLSNGEMKGDAAIMKNVIMKYYYKVDTTLPEGLMYSRRGELVLKATRGEAMEFEVKSEEDTTAYLIARDVLAKVRK; the protein is encoded by the coding sequence ATGGAGGAGAATGTGGAGAATAAGTGCATGCTCAAGGCGGGTGTAAGGGCCATAGCAAACGAACTTATTATAAGAAACGAGGATAAGCTTGGAGACGAAGCAGACAGCCTTAGAGCAATTAAGGATCCGGATGAGGCACTTGAAAAGGTTATTGAAAAGCTTGCCGGAGATAACGCCTTCTCAATGCTTAAAGACTTCGCTCTCCTTGGTGAAGCTGATTACGAACTTCTTAAAGATACTTTTTCTGAGAAGTACCCGGTTGACGTTGTAGACAGGCTTATTGAAGCTGGACTTTTGGAGAGGCGGGGTGATATCGTCAGATTTACCATCAAAGCCCTGCGCGACGAGATTGGCGAAGGCGATCACAGCCTCGCAGCAAAGTACTGGAAGAAGAGGATGGATAAGTTCGGCAGGAGGAGCGGTGACGTTTACGAGTTCATCGAGCACGCAATCAAGGCAGGAATGCTTGAAGATGCCGTTGAAGAATTTCTCCAGCAGAAACAGCCGTCTGCCAAGCTGATAGAGCTTGGAGAGACGCTCGTCGAGAAACTCAAGGATGCTAAGCTCGAAGGAGAGAAGGTTGAGGGAGAGAAGAAAGCCTACGTCCTGAGAAACCTCGCAAACCTGTGCTTTGACGCTGGCAGGAAGGATGAAGCGGAGAAGTACTACCGCATGGCAATAGACGAGTACATCGAACTGTCGAAGAAGGATGAATCGAAGATGTCAGACCTCGCAAAGCTCTTCAACAACCTTGGAAACCTCTACCACTTCATGAGGCGTTACGATGAAGCAGAGGAGCACTACGACTGGGCAGTTAAGATAATGAAAGAACTCGGGATGAGGAACGAGCTTGCAATCGTTCTCGACAACCTCGGACTGCTCTGCTTCAACCTCAACAAGCTTGACAAGGCAAAGGAAGCGCTGGAGGAGGCTCTGATCATAAGGAAAGAAATGGTAGAAAAAGACCCCTCCACGGTTCCTGAGCTTGCAAAAACCCTCAACAACCTTGGCGTTCTTTACAAGAGGCTTAACAAACTTGAAGACGTGGAGAAATGTTACATCAACGTCCTCGGAATACTGCGAAAACTCGCTGCTGAGAGTTCAGAATTCGTTCCTCAGCTTGCTGCAGCACTGAACAACCTTGCATCACTGTATCTCGAGGAGAACAGGGATGAGGAGGCTGAGAATCTCGTCGCTGAAGCAATGAGGTATGAGGCTTTCCTTCCACCGGACATAAGAATGAAATGTTACATTAATGTGGCAAAGGTTCTTGAGAAAAGGGGCGACGATGCCGCTGGCGAATACTACTTCAGGGCAGCCTGTCTCGCATTCAACCTCTACAGGCAGTACGGTTACAACTCTCCAAATTTCGTGTTACTGTTCGAAAAAGCCGAGAAACTCTCCAATGGAGAGATGAAAGGAGATGCAGCCATAATGAAGAACGTGATAATGAAGTACTACTACAAGGTTGACACCACTCTGCCAGAAGGCCTGATGTACAGCAGGAGGGGTGAACTCGTCCTCAAGGCCACGAGAGGCGAGGCAATGGAGTTTGAGGTTAAGAGCGAGGAAGACACCACTGCCTATCTGATTGCAAGGGATGTGCTGGCCAAGGTAAGGAAATGA